The following proteins are co-located in the Labrys monachus genome:
- a CDS encoding ATP-binding cassette domain-containing protein codes for MLEFTRTTRDKERPAATPSFDLSDVSYAVPGRVLLHPLTLSLPGGRVIGLIGHNGSGKSTLIKLLARQQPPASGTISYDGLALQQWSERGFARQVAYLPQHTPPTTGLLVRELVAFGRYPWHGALGRFAPTDRKRVADAMALANIESFADRLIDTLSGGERQRVWLAMLVAQDTRCLLLDEPISALDVAHQVEVLALVRRLSRERGLAVVIVLHDINMAARFCDEIAALHGGRLIARGTPEEIVTPEHLGMIYGLEMGVVPHPEAGYPISFVR; via the coding sequence ATGCTGGAATTTACGCGGACCACAAGGGACAAGGAACGGCCTGCTGCAACCCCCTCGTTCGATCTGAGCGATGTCAGCTACGCCGTCCCGGGGCGCGTGCTGCTTCATCCGCTCACGCTGTCATTGCCCGGAGGACGCGTGATCGGGCTGATCGGTCACAACGGCTCGGGCAAATCGACCTTGATCAAGTTGCTCGCTCGCCAGCAGCCGCCCGCCTCCGGCACCATCAGCTATGACGGCCTGGCCCTGCAACAATGGAGCGAACGTGGCTTTGCCCGCCAGGTCGCCTATCTGCCGCAGCACACGCCGCCAACCACCGGATTGCTGGTCAGGGAACTCGTCGCTTTCGGCCGCTACCCCTGGCACGGCGCTCTCGGCCGCTTTGCGCCAACAGACCGCAAAAGAGTCGCCGACGCCATGGCGCTCGCCAATATCGAATCCTTCGCTGATCGTTTGATCGATACTCTGTCGGGCGGCGAACGTCAGCGCGTCTGGCTTGCCATGTTGGTGGCCCAGGATACACGCTGCCTGCTGCTCGATGAACCGATCTCTGCTCTGGACGTCGCACACCAGGTGGAGGTGCTCGCGCTCGTTCGACGACTGTCGCGCGAACGCGGACTCGCCGTCGTCATCGTCTTGCATGACATCAATATGGCCGCGCGCTTTTGCGACGAGATCGCTGCCCTTCACGGCGGCCGGTTGATTGCGCGAGGAACACCCGAAGAAATCGTGACGCCGGAACACCTCGGGATGATCTATGGCCTGGAAATGGGCGTCGTCCCGCATCCGGAGGCAGGCTATCCAATAAGCTTTGTGCGCTGA
- a CDS encoding energy transducer TonB: MPAPRRDRALSSALRWGAAVVVVVAVHAGVAWRAYEWRLAEDTSGDIPAIAIDLAPLTVAPAPPVQQALPMPEVAQVQPDPAPDLQAQPLDVPAPAVPAPVASGPELAAPAPPLDQAQTVQPVESASADALPEVPPDIKVPEPPVVLDADSLLPTEAPAVPMATDKLEVQDQPPVKKAVKHSRTPDKPVPIRRERTTPPRTVQAQRADRAESARAGATARPSVSPAAWASSVLGHIRGYKRLPPDAKGSGSASVAFTVNRSGQVLSVRLVRSSGDPALDREAVALLRRASPVPPPPAGLGGATLSLTLPVIFEP; this comes from the coding sequence TTGCCGGCACCGCGTCGCGATCGGGCTCTGTCGTCGGCGTTGCGCTGGGGTGCGGCGGTGGTGGTTGTCGTCGCCGTCCATGCCGGCGTGGCCTGGCGCGCTTATGAATGGCGTCTCGCCGAGGACACATCCGGCGATATCCCGGCGATCGCGATCGATCTGGCGCCCCTGACTGTTGCACCGGCGCCGCCCGTGCAACAGGCATTGCCCATGCCCGAAGTCGCGCAAGTGCAGCCGGATCCGGCCCCCGATCTCCAGGCGCAGCCTCTCGATGTTCCTGCGCCTGCCGTTCCCGCCCCTGTTGCTTCCGGGCCGGAACTCGCCGCCCCTGCACCACCGCTGGATCAGGCGCAGACCGTGCAGCCCGTTGAGTCGGCATCGGCCGATGCGCTCCCCGAGGTTCCCCCGGACATCAAAGTGCCCGAGCCCCCCGTTGTCCTCGACGCCGATTCCCTGTTGCCGACAGAGGCGCCTGCCGTGCCGATGGCAACGGACAAGCTCGAGGTCCAGGATCAGCCTCCTGTCAAGAAAGCAGTCAAACATTCCAGAACACCGGATAAACCGGTCCCGATACGGCGCGAACGGACAACGCCACCACGGACGGTTCAGGCGCAGCGCGCTGACAGGGCCGAGTCGGCGCGCGCAGGCGCCACGGCTCGACCCTCCGTGTCGCCTGCCGCCTGGGCAAGCAGTGTGCTTGGCCATATTCGCGGCTACAAACGCCTCCCGCCTGATGCAAAAGGGTCCGGTTCGGCGTCTGTTGCCTTCACCGTCAACCGTTCCGGCCAGGTTTTGTCCGTGCGTTTGGTGAGATCGTCCGGCGATCCCGCGCTTGATCGTGAAGCTGTCGCCCTGCTTCGTCGCGCAAGTCCGGTCCCCCCTCCGCCTGCCGGCTTGGGAGGGGCGACGCTGTCGCTGACGCTTCCGGTCATCTTCGAGCCATAG
- the exbD gene encoding TonB system transport protein ExbD, which yields MAVSLKDAQDGNVPEVSDINVTPFIDVILVLLIIFMVAAPLSTVDVPVDLPVSNAPAQQRPDKPVFLTVKADLTLSLGEDAVDRAALQTKLDRLTGADREQRVFLRADGAVAYRDVMDVMNLLRQAGYLKVALVGLEDVGQEAARSPAAASPTP from the coding sequence ATGGCAGTTTCCCTCAAAGATGCGCAGGACGGGAATGTTCCGGAAGTATCGGATATCAACGTCACGCCCTTCATCGATGTGATCCTGGTGCTGCTCATCATATTCATGGTGGCGGCGCCGCTTTCCACCGTCGACGTACCGGTCGATCTGCCGGTCTCCAACGCACCGGCGCAGCAGCGGCCGGACAAGCCGGTCTTCCTGACGGTGAAGGCGGATCTGACCCTTTCGCTCGGCGAGGATGCCGTCGATCGTGCAGCCCTGCAGACGAAGCTCGATCGATTGACGGGCGCCGACCGTGAGCAGCGGGTCTTCCTGCGCGCCGACGGTGCCGTCGCCTATCGCGATGTGATGGATGTGATGAACCTCCTGCGCCAGGCCGGCTATCTCAAGGTTGCCCTCGTGGGGCTGGAGGATGTCGGACAGGAGGCGGCGCGAAGTCCGGCGGCGGCTTCGCCCACCCCGTGA
- the exbB gene encoding tonB-system energizer ExbB produces the protein MTAGRGCKSLSRRIAARLWTALSLFGFSTLAALAQGAATPAGQSASAPLALPHDLSPWGMFLQADIVVKAVMIGLAFASVVTWTVWLAKGIELLAASRKARNTNRILAQADTLAQASAAIANGWIRRGAVADLVRAAALETGRSADLSAEGIKERSAIALSRIEARAGRDMARGTGLLATIGATAPFVGLFGTVWGIMNAFIGISQAHTTNLAVVAPGIAEALLTTAIGLIAAIPAVVVYNVFARGIAGYRALLSDASGEILQHLSRDLEKDRGPHQIRNGEAGRQDRPRIAQPAE, from the coding sequence ATGACAGCAGGCCGCGGCTGCAAATCCCTTTCGCGCCGCATCGCTGCGCGTTTGTGGACTGCATTGTCTCTCTTCGGATTCTCGACCTTGGCGGCCCTTGCCCAAGGCGCAGCGACGCCTGCCGGGCAATCCGCCTCGGCGCCACTCGCTCTGCCGCATGATCTTTCGCCCTGGGGGATGTTCCTCCAAGCCGATATCGTGGTGAAGGCGGTAATGATCGGCCTTGCCTTCGCATCGGTGGTGACCTGGACGGTCTGGCTCGCCAAGGGCATCGAACTGCTTGCGGCCAGCCGCAAGGCCCGGAACACCAATCGCATCCTGGCGCAAGCCGACACGCTCGCCCAGGCGTCCGCTGCCATCGCAAACGGCTGGATCCGGCGCGGCGCCGTTGCCGATCTGGTCCGGGCGGCAGCGCTCGAAACCGGGCGCTCGGCGGATCTGTCTGCCGAGGGCATCAAGGAGCGGTCGGCGATCGCCCTGTCGCGCATCGAGGCACGCGCGGGCCGCGACATGGCACGCGGCACCGGATTGCTTGCGACCATCGGCGCCACGGCACCGTTCGTCGGCCTGTTCGGCACGGTCTGGGGCATCATGAACGCTTTTATCGGCATTAGTCAGGCTCATACCACCAATCTGGCCGTGGTCGCCCCCGGCATCGCCGAGGCGCTGCTGACGACGGCGATCGGCCTCATTGCGGCGATCCCGGCCGTGGTTGTCTACAATGTCTTCGCGCGCGGGATCGCCGGCTATCGAGCGCTGCTGTCGGACGCGTCCGGCGAGATCCTGCAGCATCTTTCGCGTGATCTCGAAAAAGACCGCGGCCCGCATCAAATCCGCAACGGCGAAGCGGGCAGGCAGGATCGGCCGCGCATTGCCCAGCCGGCCGAGTAG
- a CDS encoding TonB-dependent siderophore receptor, which translates to MVTIKRKIRRSRARLLAVSSALALAAATSAHAQSTGDSGVIQLDPLKVTGSNGSPTGPVVGYVAKNTSAGSKTNTPIQEVPQSVSVIGRDELDAHQPQKVDEALRYTAGVQAQPYGVDSRSDWIRIRGFDATQTGIFLDGLPLYQYSFGGFKIEPFTLERIEVLEGPASVLYGGSNPGGLVNLVSKMPTDEPLHYLETGINSWGHGYGAFDFGGPVDASGVWSYRLTGKLSGGGYETDHAQSLTGVIAPAVTYKPNDDTRLTVLGQYQHDDLDHTGGFLPYVGTVVRAPFGYISRSFYYDEPAADTYNRDQAMIGYQFEHRFNDIWKFRQNVRYSYVNVDESGPYTYGYLDPTTGYPTSTPTAPDNLLYRVGFSQHTIVNTFSADNQAEARFDTGALAHTLLFGLDYKYYNIDQVQASSTATPISASNPVYGASQSSNVPYLDQNYTMHQLGAYVQDQVKFGGGWIATLNGRYDRVWSNSTDKIGSANFSGDTGAFSGRAGLAYEFANGLTPYIAISRSFNPQIGSDAEGQAFKPEFARQYEAGIKYKPAFFDGLITASYFDLTRTNVLTTDPDNTLFQKQIGQVRSRGVEVQGKANVTEALKVTAAFTAYHIQTVKDSDPTVVGKRPDGTPEVLSSLWADYTLQSGVLKGLGFGAGVRYQGSSYADNQNTLKVPSATLFDAGIHYTYDKWNVALNVNNIFNRRYVASCDTAYDCSYGEGRVATLKASYKW; encoded by the coding sequence TTGGTGACGATTAAGAGGAAGATTCGACGTTCACGGGCTCGGCTGCTGGCCGTATCGAGCGCGCTGGCCTTGGCCGCAGCGACATCGGCGCATGCGCAGAGCACCGGCGACAGCGGGGTGATCCAGCTCGACCCTTTGAAGGTCACAGGCTCAAATGGCTCTCCGACCGGCCCCGTCGTCGGCTATGTCGCGAAAAATACCAGCGCGGGCTCCAAGACCAACACGCCGATCCAGGAAGTGCCTCAATCGGTGTCCGTGATCGGGCGGGACGAGCTTGACGCGCACCAGCCGCAAAAAGTCGACGAAGCCCTGCGCTATACGGCAGGTGTGCAGGCTCAACCCTACGGCGTCGATTCACGTTCGGATTGGATCCGTATCCGCGGCTTCGATGCCACGCAGACCGGCATATTTCTCGATGGGCTGCCGCTGTATCAATATTCCTTCGGCGGCTTCAAGATCGAGCCCTTCACCCTCGAACGGATCGAAGTCCTGGAGGGACCGGCCTCCGTCCTCTATGGCGGCAGCAATCCGGGCGGCCTGGTCAATCTCGTCAGCAAGATGCCGACCGACGAACCGCTGCATTATCTCGAAACCGGCATCAATAGCTGGGGGCATGGCTACGGGGCCTTCGATTTCGGCGGACCGGTCGACGCCTCGGGCGTATGGAGCTATCGCCTGACCGGCAAGCTTTCCGGCGGCGGCTACGAGACGGATCATGCCCAAAGCCTGACGGGGGTCATTGCCCCGGCGGTCACCTATAAGCCCAACGACGATACCCGTCTAACCGTGCTCGGCCAGTATCAACATGATGACCTCGACCATACCGGCGGCTTCCTGCCCTATGTCGGCACCGTGGTCCGTGCGCCCTTCGGCTATATTTCGCGCAGCTTCTATTATGATGAACCGGCCGCGGATACCTATAATCGCGACCAGGCGATGATCGGCTATCAGTTCGAGCACAGGTTCAACGATATCTGGAAATTCCGCCAGAATGTCCGCTATTCCTATGTGAACGTCGATGAAAGCGGACCCTATACCTATGGCTATCTCGACCCGACGACAGGCTATCCGACGTCGACGCCGACGGCGCCGGACAATCTCCTATACCGCGTCGGATTTTCGCAACATACCATCGTCAACACCTTCTCGGCGGACAATCAGGCTGAGGCCAGATTCGACACGGGTGCGCTTGCCCACACATTGTTGTTCGGGCTCGACTACAAATATTACAACATCGACCAGGTCCAGGCTTCCAGCACGGCTACGCCGATCAGCGCCAGCAATCCGGTTTATGGCGCATCGCAGTCCTCGAACGTGCCTTATCTCGACCAGAACTACACCATGCATCAGCTTGGTGCCTATGTTCAGGACCAGGTGAAGTTCGGGGGCGGTTGGATTGCCACGCTGAACGGACGCTATGATCGGGTGTGGTCGAACAGCACCGACAAGATCGGGTCGGCGAATTTTTCGGGCGACACCGGCGCCTTCTCCGGCCGTGCGGGCCTTGCTTACGAGTTCGCCAATGGCCTGACGCCCTATATCGCGATTTCCAGGTCCTTCAATCCGCAAATCGGATCGGATGCCGAGGGACAGGCCTTCAAGCCGGAATTCGCCAGGCAATACGAGGCGGGCATCAAATACAAGCCCGCCTTCTTCGATGGCCTGATCACCGCCTCCTATTTCGATCTGACCCGTACCAACGTCCTGACCACGGATCCAGACAATACGCTTTTCCAGAAGCAGATCGGCCAGGTGCGTTCGCGCGGGGTGGAGGTACAGGGCAAGGCCAACGTAACCGAAGCGCTGAAAGTAACGGCCGCATTCACGGCATACCATATCCAGACGGTCAAGGATTCCGATCCCACCGTCGTCGGCAAAAGGCCGGACGGTACACCGGAGGTTTTGTCGTCTCTCTGGGCCGATTATACTCTCCAATCCGGCGTCTTGAAGGGGCTTGGGTTCGGGGCAGGCGTTCGTTATCAGGGTTCTTCTTATGCCGACAATCAGAATACGCTGAAGGTTCCGTCCGCTACTCTGTTTGATGCCGGCATTCATTATACCTACGACAAATGGAACGTGGCGTTGAACGTCAACAACATCTTCAACCGCCGCTACGTGGCCAGTTGCGATACCGCCTATGACTGCAGCTATGGCGAGGGACGGGTCGCGACGCTTAAGGCGAGCTACAAATGGTAA
- a CDS encoding ABC transporter substrate-binding protein — MRVGQKSHVGGGAIKSLLGGLAVICALMLGCTPIRAQAPARPGRIVALDWTAASMLISLGVRPVGVADVDLYRLWVREPEIPAGVPDVGLRNAPNLEILAGLKPDLLLVSPLGAATRPILDKIAPTQEVSIYTMGTDPFTGAGEQLMALGTSLGRDQQALSVIATAELTLASLRRQLRAHPQSRFLIIQFLDGRFVRVYGQSSLFGSVLNRLGLANAWMARTNAWGFSLVGIERLAAFPDADILVIDPTPADVKLAPDPRSLWGNLPAVRAGRVHHLAAAWPFGELQAAERFARLLVENLAVQGSNAEHTHDGP, encoded by the coding sequence GTGAGGGTAGGCCAGAAGAGCCATGTGGGCGGTGGCGCCATAAAATCCCTGCTTGGCGGCCTTGCGGTGATTTGCGCCCTGATGCTCGGCTGCACGCCAATACGGGCACAAGCTCCTGCTCGCCCCGGGCGCATTGTGGCTCTCGACTGGACGGCCGCGTCGATGCTGATATCGCTTGGTGTCCGTCCCGTCGGCGTAGCGGACGTCGATCTCTACCGCTTATGGGTCAGGGAGCCGGAAATACCGGCGGGTGTCCCGGATGTCGGGCTGCGCAACGCACCCAATCTGGAGATTCTCGCAGGCCTCAAGCCCGACCTCCTCCTGGTCAGCCCGCTTGGTGCGGCCACGCGCCCCATCCTCGACAAGATCGCACCGACGCAGGAGGTCTCGATCTACACGATGGGGACCGATCCCTTCACCGGGGCGGGTGAGCAATTGATGGCGCTTGGCACCAGCCTGGGCCGCGACCAACAAGCTCTGTCCGTTATTGCCACGGCCGAGTTGACCCTTGCTTCGTTGCGCCGGCAATTGAGAGCGCATCCACAATCGAGATTCTTGATCATCCAGTTTCTCGATGGCCGCTTCGTACGGGTTTATGGACAAAGCAGCCTTTTCGGCAGCGTTCTCAACCGCCTCGGTCTCGCCAATGCCTGGATGGCGAGGACCAATGCCTGGGGCTTCAGCCTGGTTGGCATCGAAAGGCTCGCGGCTTTTCCCGATGCCGATATTCTGGTGATCGATCCCACGCCCGCCGACGTGAAGCTGGCGCCCGATCCTCGCAGCCTGTGGGGCAATCTGCCCGCGGTCAGGGCCGGCCGGGTCCACCATCTTGCCGCCGCCTGGCCGTTCGGCGAGTTGCAGGCCGCTGAACGTTTCGCCCGGCTGCTGGTCGAGAACCTGGCGGTGCAGGGGTCCAATGCAGAGCACACCCATGACGGGCCTTGA
- the fhuB gene encoding Fe(3+)-hydroxamate ABC transporter permease FhuB: MTGLEDTRRLVATLVLLAMPAGILTFSCWNVQLPFSQWWQAAFTPDLDDPRQLVFHFSALPRATTAILAGTALGTAGLLLQQVLRNPLASPTTLGLEAGSQLAMTVALVMAPSLLDIGREWIALAGALIALGFVLLCAMRNRFSSIALVLAGLVTGLLCGALTVALHLLDQEYVSVLFLWGSGSLAQQDWSAPLAMAPRIGILLLLASIATRPLSVLSLDDENARSLGLPVAWIRGAGVVLAALLTATVTANVGVIGFVGLAAPQIAQFSGARRFLARLVVAPLVGALLVLSVDGAVGLLETVGVVDLPTGAATALLGAPLLIWLLPRLRRSDPPAVPSFGSVQLRNWPALVPALAGLLTLAILVAFFIGRTGGGWPAEGWHFTSLGDLIAVAPWRIPRTLVVMFAGAMLAAAGLLLQRITGNPLAAPEVLGIGTGVAFGMVLSLILAVTPSAVEQTLAGAVGGFAALALVLLASRKSGFAPDHILLVGIALSALLDAVVVAFLALGDPRATQLLSWIAGSSYAADWPNLMLTAILATALLPSTLVLTRWLDILPLGDAVTRSIGLPLPRVRLAIMGIASLLTASAVMATGPLTFVGLAGPHIARLIGVRRAVPQIVVSALIGALIMVVADTLARTVIAPRQLPAGLVAALIGLPYLVWQLGRKRS, from the coding sequence ATGACGGGCCTTGAAGATACCCGTCGCCTGGTGGCGACGCTGGTTCTGCTGGCGATGCCCGCAGGCATCCTGACGTTCTCGTGCTGGAACGTGCAACTGCCCTTCTCACAATGGTGGCAGGCGGCGTTCACGCCCGACCTCGACGATCCCCGGCAACTTGTCTTCCATTTCAGCGCCCTGCCTCGTGCAACCACCGCGATATTGGCGGGTACGGCCCTGGGCACTGCCGGTCTCCTGCTGCAGCAAGTCTTGCGGAATCCCCTCGCCTCGCCGACCACGTTGGGGCTGGAGGCCGGCTCGCAATTGGCCATGACCGTCGCCCTCGTCATGGCGCCGTCCTTGCTCGATATCGGCCGGGAATGGATCGCCCTTGCCGGCGCGCTGATTGCGCTCGGCTTCGTGCTGCTGTGCGCCATGCGCAACCGCTTCTCGTCCATCGCTCTCGTGCTTGCGGGCTTGGTGACGGGCCTCTTGTGCGGTGCACTCACGGTTGCGCTGCACCTGCTCGATCAGGAATATGTCTCCGTTCTATTCCTGTGGGGTAGCGGCTCGCTGGCGCAGCAGGACTGGTCTGCGCCCCTGGCCATGGCGCCGCGTATCGGTATACTCCTGCTGCTCGCTTCAATCGCAACTCGTCCTCTCAGCGTGCTGTCGCTGGATGACGAAAACGCCCGCTCTCTCGGGCTGCCTGTCGCCTGGATACGAGGCGCCGGCGTGGTGCTCGCGGCTCTTCTGACGGCGACCGTGACAGCCAATGTCGGGGTGATCGGCTTTGTCGGCCTCGCCGCGCCGCAGATTGCCCAATTTTCGGGCGCCCGCCGTTTCCTGGCGCGCCTGGTCGTTGCACCGCTGGTCGGAGCCTTGCTTGTCCTGAGCGTCGACGGGGCGGTGGGCCTGCTGGAGACGGTCGGCGTAGTTGATCTGCCGACCGGTGCGGCGACCGCGCTTTTGGGTGCGCCGCTGCTGATCTGGTTGCTGCCGCGCCTTCGCCGAAGCGATCCGCCGGCCGTTCCCTCGTTCGGCAGCGTGCAATTGAGGAACTGGCCTGCCCTTGTTCCTGCGCTGGCCGGTCTGCTGACGCTCGCGATCCTCGTTGCCTTCTTCATCGGCCGTACCGGCGGCGGCTGGCCTGCTGAAGGCTGGCATTTCACAAGCCTCGGCGACTTGATCGCTGTCGCGCCATGGCGCATACCTCGCACGCTCGTCGTGATGTTCGCCGGCGCCATGTTGGCCGCCGCGGGCCTTCTCCTGCAGCGGATTACCGGCAATCCGCTGGCCGCGCCGGAAGTATTGGGCATCGGCACCGGCGTGGCATTCGGGATGGTCCTGTCGCTGATCCTCGCCGTTACGCCCAGCGCCGTCGAGCAGACGCTCGCCGGAGCGGTCGGCGGATTCGCCGCGCTGGCTCTGGTCCTGCTGGCGAGCCGAAAGAGCGGCTTTGCACCGGACCATATCCTGCTTGTTGGCATTGCACTGTCCGCGTTGCTCGACGCCGTCGTGGTGGCTTTCCTCGCATTGGGCGATCCCCGCGCCACCCAGCTTCTGTCCTGGATTGCGGGATCGTCTTACGCCGCGGACTGGCCGAACCTGATGCTGACGGCGATATTGGCCACGGCGCTGCTTCCCTCGACACTCGTCCTGACCCGCTGGCTCGACATCCTGCCCTTGGGCGATGCCGTAACCCGTTCGATCGGCCTGCCGCTTCCACGTGTGCGGCTAGCCATCATGGGCATCGCCTCGCTGCTCACGGCCAGCGCTGTGATGGCGACGGGCCCTCTGACCTTCGTCGGCCTGGCCGGCCCTCATATCGCCCGCCTTATCGGTGTCCGCCGAGCCGTGCCGCAGATCGTGGTCTCGGCTTTGATCGGGGCTCTCATCATGGTCGTGGCCGACACGCTGGCTCGAACGGTGATTGCGCCCCGGCAATTGCCTGCCGGCCTCGTCGCCGCCCTGATCGGCCTGCCCTATCTCGTGTGGCAGCTCGGGCGCAAAAGATCATGA
- a CDS encoding siderophore-interacting protein has product MPAIAEPLPATVRAVQDIAPDMRRVSLGGAGLEALLPAPGALGPYLKLHLEDAEGYSCIRTYSIRRLDLERGELQVDITLHGQDSVGSRFALHAREGDNVGVRGPGVIPAAPCVSYLFAGDLTALPAIAYTLETLPHDVEVDVIVETPNHTAQCLLPCTRGERLRCLHRPAGTPSRLAEAVRNALPQPRGDVFVWAGAEAAIARGIRKHVRTTLGLPALNYQILNYWKAGRAEGDFDCLT; this is encoded by the coding sequence ATGCCCGCCATCGCCGAGCCCCTTCCCGCCACCGTGCGAGCTGTCCAGGACATCGCGCCGGACATGCGGCGGGTCTCGCTTGGAGGCGCCGGCCTCGAGGCGTTGCTGCCCGCGCCGGGGGCCCTTGGTCCCTATCTCAAGCTGCATCTTGAAGACGCGGAGGGATATTCCTGCATCCGCACCTATTCGATCCGCCGCCTCGATCTCGAACGCGGGGAACTTCAGGTCGACATCACCCTGCATGGGCAGGATTCCGTCGGATCTCGCTTCGCCCTTCATGCCCGCGAGGGCGACAATGTCGGCGTGCGCGGCCCCGGTGTCATTCCGGCAGCACCGTGCGTCTCCTATCTGTTCGCGGGCGATCTTACCGCCCTGCCCGCTATTGCCTACACACTGGAAACTCTGCCGCACGACGTTGAAGTCGACGTCATCGTGGAAACGCCGAACCATACTGCGCAATGCCTGCTGCCTTGCACGCGAGGCGAGCGGCTCCGGTGTTTGCACCGTCCCGCCGGCACGCCGAGCCGGCTTGCAGAGGCCGTTCGCAACGCCTTGCCGCAGCCGCGTGGCGACGTCTTCGTCTGGGCCGGCGCCGAGGCCGCCATCGCCCGGGGCATTCGCAAGCACGTGCGGACGACATTGGGCCTGCCAGCCCTCAACTATCAGATCCTGAATTACTGGAAGGCCGGGCGCGCCGAGGGCGATTTCGACTGCCTGACCTGA
- a CDS encoding NADPH-dependent oxidoreductase, with the protein MNDQSPAHDRQPPSPARERVRARYRDEDFAERLASIPWNGALDTMLLHRSVRTYLDKPLAPGILETIIAAAQSAATTSNLQAWSVVAVQDKARKARLAGYAANQKHIHDAPLLLLFVADLARLRAISRDQGHPGLGLGYIEAFIFGVADASFAAQNTITAAESLGLGGCYIGAMRNNPQAVADEIGLPDETMVVFGMTIGYPDPATATDVKPRLPQDVVLHHERYVAPDPARIAAYDARMHDFRVEQEMRLIDWTEQTARRVSDEAALTGRHVLKDFLQQRGLILR; encoded by the coding sequence ATGAACGATCAATCGCCGGCGCATGACCGGCAACCGCCATCGCCCGCGCGCGAGCGCGTCCGGGCGCGCTATCGCGACGAGGACTTCGCCGAGAGGCTGGCCTCGATCCCCTGGAACGGCGCTCTCGACACGATGCTGCTGCACCGCTCCGTCCGGACCTATCTCGACAAGCCTCTCGCACCGGGGATTCTCGAAACGATCATCGCTGCGGCCCAGTCGGCGGCGACCACCTCCAACCTCCAGGCCTGGAGCGTCGTGGCGGTGCAGGACAAGGCGCGCAAGGCGAGGCTGGCCGGCTACGCCGCCAACCAGAAGCACATCCACGATGCGCCGCTGCTGCTTCTCTTCGTCGCCGACCTCGCCCGCCTGCGCGCCATCAGCCGCGACCAGGGCCATCCCGGCCTCGGACTGGGCTATATCGAGGCATTCATCTTCGGTGTGGCGGATGCCTCCTTCGCGGCGCAGAATACCATCACCGCCGCCGAATCCCTCGGCCTCGGCGGCTGCTATATCGGCGCCATGCGCAACAATCCGCAGGCCGTCGCCGACGAAATCGGGCTGCCCGACGAGACCATGGTCGTTTTCGGCATGACCATCGGCTATCCCGATCCGGCGACCGCCACCGACGTCAAGCCCCGGCTGCCGCAGGATGTCGTCCTCCACCACGAACGCTATGTCGCGCCCGATCCGGCCCGGATCGCCGCTTATGATGCGCGCATGCACGATTTCCGCGTCGAGCAGGAGATGCGCCTGATCGACTGGACCGAGCAGACGGCGCGGCGCGTCAGCGACGAGGCCGCGCTCACCGGCCGCCACGTGCTGAAGGACTTCCTCCAGCAGCGCGGCCTCATCCTGCGCTAG